The Mytilus edulis chromosome 12, xbMytEdul2.2, whole genome shotgun sequence genome contains a region encoding:
- the LOC139498548 gene encoding glutamate--cysteine ligase catalytic subunit-like has product MGLLSEGSPLSWEETKKHGDHVRKHGIQQFINQYKKLKSRSRDILYWGDEVEYMLVKFDDEKKTAKLSLNAGEVLDNLQQCEKLCPQDHPSTWRPEYAGYMVEGTPGKPYGGLLAHFNVVESNMRLRRKEIQQALGPNEVPLSLTSYPRLGVGNFSDPETKTTPETGASKSIFFPDEVIFQGHPRFRTLSRNIRQRKGGKVEIQIPIFKDKKTPSPFIEDFSALGDDGEAARTAKPDHIYMDCMGFGMGCSCLQVTFQACNIDESRLLYDQLAPLCPIMLALSAASPVYRGYLSDIDARWTVISQSVDDRTDEERGKTELKNDRFQIHKSRYDSIDSYLSPIYKCYNDIELVLDQDLCDELQKGGIDETMARHIAHLFIRDPISLFSEKLNQNDEEDTDHFENIQSTNWQTMRFKPPPPNSSIGWRVEFRPMEVQLSSFENAAYVTFIVLLTRAVLSYGLNFVIPISKVDENMRTAHKRDAVNKDMFYFRKDVFTDCSPADVAKCMASGKCERIKCSNIQDEYTQMTMNEIFNGSDDFPGLIPLVKQYLNSVDIDIDTSCTIQNYLKLISKRASGAEPTIAKCIRNFVTNHPDYKQDSVVSEEINYDLLKLIHEKTDNCETLSTDTKFSSKTNDDIPTALSKAEKFLAQKNPQKNMTNGHKS; this is encoded by the exons gtgGAATACATGCTTGTAAAGTTTGATGATGAAAAGAAAACTGCCAAGCTGAGTCTAAATGCTGGAGAGGTGTTAGACAATTTACAGCAGTGTGAGAAGTTATGTCCTCA GGACCATCCTTCTACATGGAGACCAGAGTATGCAGGGTACATGGTGGAAGGGACACCAGGAAAACCTTATGGTGGTTTGTTGGCCCACTTCAATGTAGTAGAATCAAATATGAGGCTCAG gaGAAAAGAAATCCAACAAGCTTTGGGACCAAATGAAGTGCCACTTAGTCTAACATCATACCCAAG GTTGGGTGTAGGAAATTTTTCAGACCCAGAGACAAAGACAACACCAGAAACAGGAGCTTCAAAGTCAATCTTTTTTCCTGATgaagtcatttttcaaggtcatccTAGATTTAG GACTTTATCTAGAAACATTAGACAAAGAAAGGGTGGTAAAGTAGAAATCCAAATACCAA TATTCAAAGATAAGAAGACTCCATCCCCATTTATTGAGGACTTCAGTGCCCTTGGTGATGATGGGGAGGCAGCTAGAACAGCCAAACCAGACCATATATACATGGATTGTATGGGCTTTGGAATGGGGTGTAGTTGTCTGCAGGTCACATTCCAAGCTTGTAATATAGATGAATCCAGGCTTTTATATGATCAATTGGCACCCCTCTGTCCAATTATG TTAGCTTTAAGTGCAGCTTCGCCTGTGTATAGAGGATACCTGTCTGACATAGATGCTCGATGGACTGTGATTTCACAATCAGTAGACGATAGAACAGATGAGGAGAGAGGCAAAACA GAATTAAAGAATGATAGATTTCAAATTCACAAGTCCAGATACGATTCTATAGACAGTTATTTATCACCAATCTATAAATGTTACAATGATATAGAGCTTGTATTGGACCAAGATTTGTGTGATGAATTACAAAAGGGAG GCATTGACGAAACAATGGCTAGACACATAGCACATTTATTTATACGAGACCCTATATCATTATTTAGTGAAAAGCTCAATCAGAATGATGAAGAAGATACTGACCATTTTGAG AACATCCAGTCAACCAACTGGCAGACTATGAGGTTCAAGCCTCCTCCACCAAACAGTAGTATAGGCTGGAGGGTGGAGTTCAGACCCATGGAG gTCCAGTTATCCAGTTTTGAGAATGCTGCATATGTAACTTTTATAGTGTTGTTAACTCGAGCAGTGCTGTCGTATGGACTGAATTTTGTGATTCCTATTTCTAAG GTGGATGAGAACATGAGAACTGCTCACAAGAGAGATGCTGTAAACAAAGACATGTTTTATTTTAGGAAGGATGTTTTTACTG ATTGTTCTCCAGCAGACGTAGCCAAGTGTATGGCCTCAGGGAAATGTGAAAGGATTAAATGTTCTAACATTCAAGATGAATATACACAGATGACAATGAACGAGATATTTAATGGCAGT GATGACTTTCCAGGTTTGATACCTCTGGTTAAACAGTACCTTAACAGTGTTGACATTGATATAGATACTAGCTGTACAATACAAAACTACCTCAAACTGATATCCAAGAGGGCCTCAG gaGCTGAACCAACAATAGCAAAATGTATCAGGAACTTTGTGACCAACCATCCTGACTACAAGCAAGACTCTGTGGTGTCTGAAGAGATAAATTATGATCTGCTCAAGTTAATACATGAAAAGACTGATAATTGTGAAACTCTCTCCACTGATACTAAGTTTAGTTCAAAGACAAATGATGATATTCCTACTGCATTATCAAAAGCAGAAAAATTTCTCGCCCAGAAAAATCCACAGAAAAATATGACGAATGGacataaatcataa